A DNA window from Agarivorans sp. TSD2052 contains the following coding sequences:
- the queC gene encoding 7-cyano-7-deazaguanine synthase QueC yields the protein MKEKAVVIYSGGMDSFTVLHKTLEQGLQPFALSFNYGQRHIKELDYAKKVCNDLSLEHKIVDISSINQLLAGSSLTSDLDIPEGDYQEESMKSTVVPNRNMILLSLAIAYAVSIGAKKVFYGAHSGDHAIYPDCRPEFVNKMNDVSLVANYDPVEVISPYLLQSKIEILQDGLRMNLDYAQTWTCYNGREQACGKCGACQERLEAFQLNGLNDPLSYEHQG from the coding sequence ATGAAAGAAAAGGCAGTCGTCATTTATTCTGGCGGAATGGATTCTTTTACGGTATTACATAAAACGCTTGAACAAGGTCTTCAGCCCTTCGCTCTCAGTTTTAACTATGGCCAGCGCCATATTAAAGAGTTGGATTATGCTAAAAAGGTCTGTAATGATCTGAGTCTGGAACACAAAATTGTTGATATTAGTAGCATCAATCAATTGTTAGCCGGTTCATCTCTGACTTCAGATCTCGACATTCCTGAAGGGGATTACCAAGAAGAATCGATGAAATCTACTGTAGTGCCCAATCGAAATATGATTTTGCTCTCTTTAGCCATTGCTTATGCAGTATCAATTGGCGCTAAAAAAGTATTCTATGGGGCACACTCTGGTGATCACGCCATTTATCCGGATTGTCGACCAGAATTCGTCAATAAAATGAATGATGTCAGCTTAGTGGCCAACTATGACCCAGTAGAAGTGATAAGCCCTTACTTGCTGCAATCAAAAATAGAAATACTACAAGATGGTTTACGCATGAACTTAGATTATGCGCAAACTTGGACCTGTTATAACGGCCGCGAACAAGCTTGTGGAAAATGCGGAGCCTGTCAGGAACGTCTGGAAGCATTTCAGTTAAACGGCCTTAACGACCCGCTAAGCTACGAGCATCAAGGATAA
- the galE gene encoding UDP-glucose 4-epimerase GalE codes for MAILVTGGAGYIGSHTVVELLNQGEEVIVVDNLCNSHQTSLDRVEQICGKRATFYQADVLDKEALIEIFSKNNITAVIHFAGLKAVGESTQMPLHYYQNNVSGTLVLCEVMAQFNIKNLVFSSSATVYGDPATVPIIESFPTGATNPYGRSKLIVEEMLGDLYKSDSSWNIALLRYFNPVGAHKSGLIGEDPNGIPNNLVPYITQVAVGRLAQLSVFGDDYNTPDGTGVRDYIHVVDLAKGHLKALDKLAGNAGLVTYNLGTGQGYSVLDMIKSFEAVSGKTINYKVAPRRPGDIAACYSDPSLAKQELDWQAELSLADMAEDSWRWQQGNPNGFGS; via the coding sequence ATGGCTATATTAGTGACCGGTGGTGCGGGGTATATTGGCAGCCACACTGTAGTGGAATTACTCAATCAAGGCGAGGAAGTTATCGTCGTTGATAACTTGTGCAATTCTCATCAAACCTCGCTTGATCGCGTTGAGCAAATATGTGGGAAAAGGGCGACTTTTTATCAAGCTGATGTTTTGGATAAAGAGGCGTTAATTGAAATATTTTCTAAAAATAACATCACTGCAGTAATACATTTTGCCGGGCTAAAAGCGGTGGGCGAATCTACCCAAATGCCGCTTCATTATTATCAAAATAATGTGTCCGGTACGTTGGTATTATGTGAGGTAATGGCTCAGTTTAATATAAAAAACCTGGTATTTAGTTCCTCGGCAACGGTTTATGGTGACCCAGCAACGGTACCAATTATAGAGAGCTTTCCAACGGGGGCGACTAACCCTTATGGCCGCTCAAAACTTATTGTTGAAGAAATGCTGGGTGATTTATATAAATCTGACAGCAGTTGGAACATTGCGCTATTACGTTACTTTAACCCCGTGGGGGCTCATAAATCTGGGTTAATAGGAGAAGACCCTAATGGTATCCCCAATAACCTTGTGCCTTATATTACTCAAGTGGCGGTGGGCCGTTTAGCCCAGCTTAGTGTGTTTGGCGACGACTACAATACGCCTGATGGTACTGGGGTGCGTGACTATATTCACGTTGTTGATTTAGCCAAAGGGCATTTAAAAGCGTTAGACAAATTGGCGGGCAATGCTGGCCTTGTCACCTATAACTTGGGGACAGGGCAGGGTTATAGTGTACTTGATATGATTAAGTCTTTTGAGGCGGTGTCAGGTAAAACCATTAATTATAAAGTCGCCCCGCGCCGACCTGGCGATATAGCCGCCTGTTATTCAGATCCTTCTTTGGCTAAGCAGGAGTTAGATTGGCAAGCAGAATTAAGCTTGGCAGATATGGCAGAAGACTCGTGGCGTTGGCAGCAAGGTAATCCTAATGGTTTCGGCTCGTAA
- a CDS encoding sigma-70 family RNA polymerase sigma factor, translating to MVVDFFRKKKQTDSVMSGMEAKQKRYEALVQAYNRDIYRYAYWLVHDKHIAEDIVQETFLRAWRSLDSLKDEKAAKSWLITILRRENARRFERKQFNLVDIEDHSVADVHSTSTEQQIENVWLRRQIDKLAPEYKEPLLLQVIGGFSGDEIAEMLELNKNTVMTRLFRARNQLKEALEDGQNRGHSNG from the coding sequence ATGGTTGTTGATTTTTTTCGAAAGAAAAAGCAAACCGACTCGGTCATGTCGGGTATGGAAGCAAAACAAAAACGTTATGAAGCCCTCGTGCAGGCTTATAATCGAGATATTTATCGTTACGCCTATTGGCTGGTACACGATAAACACATTGCCGAAGACATTGTTCAGGAAACTTTTCTGCGAGCATGGCGATCGCTCGATAGCCTAAAAGACGAAAAAGCGGCTAAGTCGTGGTTAATCACCATATTACGACGCGAGAATGCGCGACGGTTTGAGCGCAAACAGTTTAATTTGGTGGATATCGAAGACCACTCGGTGGCCGATGTTCATTCAACATCCACCGAACAGCAAATTGAAAATGTATGGCTAAGGCGGCAGATTGACAAGCTTGCTCCCGAATACAAAGAACCGCTGTTGCTGCAAGTGATTGGTGGTTTTAGTGGGGACGAAATTGCTGAGATGTTAGAACTGAACAAAAACACCGTGATGACACGTTTGTTTCGCGCCCGCAATCAACTAAAAGAAGCCTTAGAAGATGGCCAAAATCGAGGACACAGTAATGGATGA
- a CDS encoding H-NS family histone-like protein, with the protein MSDFIKVFLNARSLKAATKELSIEQIEESYNKLKSILDDRYQAQQEEEKQLQEKREKLEKYKALLEQDGIDPSELLSMIEQAPVKERKKRQPLPAKYKFVDENGEEKTWTGQGRTPSPIQKAIKNEGKSKDDFLI; encoded by the coding sequence ATGAGCGATTTCATTAAAGTGTTTTTAAACGCAAGAAGCTTAAAAGCAGCCACCAAAGAATTATCTATCGAACAAATTGAAGAAAGCTATAATAAATTAAAGTCAATTCTCGACGACCGTTATCAAGCGCAACAAGAAGAAGAAAAACAGTTACAAGAAAAACGTGAAAAGCTTGAAAAATATAAAGCGCTACTAGAGCAAGACGGTATTGATCCTAGCGAATTATTGTCAATGATCGAACAAGCGCCAGTAAAAGAACGTAAAAAACGTCAACCTTTACCTGCTAAATATAAATTTGTTGACGAAAATGGCGAAGAAAAAACGTGGACAGGTCAAGGCAGAACGCCATCACCAATTCAAAAAGCCATTAAAAATGAAGGTAAATCTAAAGACGATTTTCTTATCTAA
- the rrtA gene encoding rhombosortase — translation MYSILLKRFWYLWLMIALSWLLLPHSDWASWHLKQIQAGQYWRILSGNFCHNNFIHWLMNVAALTLIYFIYDERLSNRHFLLISITISSIGGYALLYANYAEYVGLSGLIHGLLAYAASVDVIKGNAKIGGLVLAGLSIKLLLEQLYGGDPWVKQMIGIDVAINAHLYFAVVGVLMALAYLVVKKASTPVAR, via the coding sequence ATGTATAGTATTTTGCTGAAACGTTTTTGGTATTTATGGCTGATGATAGCATTATCTTGGTTATTATTACCCCATAGTGATTGGGCAAGTTGGCACTTGAAACAGATCCAAGCAGGCCAATACTGGCGCATATTAAGCGGTAACTTTTGTCACAATAATTTCATTCACTGGTTAATGAATGTCGCCGCCCTAACCCTCATTTATTTTATCTATGATGAACGTTTATCCAATCGCCATTTTTTGCTAATCAGTATCACTATAAGCAGTATTGGCGGTTATGCCTTACTTTACGCAAACTATGCAGAGTACGTTGGGCTGTCTGGTTTAATACATGGCTTGTTGGCCTACGCAGCAAGTGTAGATGTGATCAAAGGTAACGCTAAAATTGGCGGTTTAGTGTTAGCTGGCTTGTCTATAAAACTACTACTAGAACAACTGTACGGCGGTGACCCATGGGTCAAACAAATGATAGGCATTGATGTTGCTATCAACGCCCACCTGTATTTCGCAGTGGTGGGTGTTTTAATGGCGCTGGCTTATTTAGTTGTGAAGAAAGCCAGCACACCAGTTGCTCGCTAA
- a CDS encoding MerR family transcriptional regulator — protein MATTPTPFTISDLAKEFAISTRSIRFYEDQGLLQPLRVASKRLYSKHDKLRLKLILRGKRLGFSLNEIKELFDLYDAKLNSSHEVVNLLDNIKLRKRSLLQQLEDIQVVLMELKSAERRCSNALTDLNQSNKA, from the coding sequence ATGGCCACAACGCCAACGCCTTTTACGATTAGTGATTTAGCCAAAGAATTTGCCATTAGCACCCGCAGTATTCGTTTCTACGAAGACCAAGGACTATTGCAACCATTACGCGTAGCCAGTAAAAGACTCTACAGTAAACATGATAAGTTACGGCTTAAGCTAATTTTGCGGGGCAAACGTTTAGGCTTTTCCTTAAATGAAATTAAAGAACTATTTGACCTCTATGACGCCAAGTTAAACAGCAGTCATGAAGTCGTTAATCTACTGGATAATATTAAGCTTAGAAAAAGAAGTTTATTACAGCAGCTTGAAGACATTCAGGTTGTATTAATGGAGTTGAAATCAGCAGAGCGTCGCTGTAGCAACGCCCTCACTGATCTTAATCAATCTAATAAAGCTTAA
- a CDS encoding DUF3379 family protein produces MAKIEDTVMDELEFRRQLYTNPRERNDALIEEATRTSKNKQLFDDMQQFESKLEQALNVDVPDALAERLILSQSFDDSQLRYKRKTRFHLAVAASVAFAVGISINFNPWQTSESHDMGQIALHHVYDEMPYISGVDEQPNLQTINAKLVRYGASFDQIPGDVVYVNHCAYAGSPAFHMVMKGKMGSNINVFVVPKSTELQAVESFADKKMHGMVTALNNASLVVVGERNEPIEKTVEALTHDLNQSI; encoded by the coding sequence ATGGCCAAAATCGAGGACACAGTAATGGATGAGCTAGAGTTTCGCCGCCAGTTGTATACCAATCCTCGTGAACGCAACGACGCGCTCATCGAGGAAGCGACCAGAACCAGCAAAAACAAGCAACTATTTGATGATATGCAACAGTTCGAAAGTAAATTAGAACAAGCACTAAATGTAGATGTGCCAGATGCATTGGCTGAACGTTTAATTTTGAGCCAAAGCTTTGATGACTCGCAGTTGCGTTACAAACGCAAAACCCGTTTTCACCTTGCGGTGGCTGCGTCTGTCGCCTTTGCGGTGGGTATCAGCATCAATTTTAACCCGTGGCAAACTAGCGAAAGTCACGACATGGGGCAAATAGCACTCCATCATGTTTACGATGAAATGCCCTACATTAGTGGTGTGGATGAACAACCTAACTTACAAACAATTAATGCTAAGCTGGTGCGTTATGGTGCTAGCTTTGACCAAATCCCTGGCGATGTCGTGTACGTAAACCATTGTGCTTATGCTGGTAGTCCCGCTTTTCACATGGTAATGAAAGGAAAAATGGGCTCTAACATCAATGTGTTTGTGGTGCCTAAATCAACCGAACTACAGGCGGTTGAAAGCTTTGCTGATAAGAAGATGCACGGTATGGTTACCGCCTTAAACAATGCCAGTTTAGTGGTCGTAGGCGAGCGAAATGAACCCATAGAAAAAACCGTGGAAGCCCTCACTCACGATCTAAATCAGTCAATATAA
- a CDS encoding outer membrane protein transport protein, translating to MKIRKLPLALIAASATLTATELSAAGFQLVEHSATGLGRSFAGEAAIADNAAVMARNPAAMAMFDSIAVSGALSYIAPDVYVKGNTGVDSIDNALTNNDVVPGAAVPAGYFIQPLNDQWAWGVGMFSNFGLSTDYPADYAAGSLAGQTELITLNLNPNVSYRINQQFSIGAGVNAVYGTAKLVRNFGTGGPFPADGTAASLEGDGWGFGWNVGALWEVNSNHRFGISYRSKVDLGFEGDFHSDIPEGLSDNPYGTGGETIPGELTLNLPDIFEFSGYNRLNDAFAVHYSYVWTGWSTFQEINATSEGIGSVLNKQEKFSNSYRVAFGGTWYLNPAWELRAGMAFDQSPSRTHKTISIPDNDRYNYGLGFTYHLSEKGSLDAGFTYIQGKEGSFNEEGVEFVSKGDAYIAAIQYNHSF from the coding sequence ATGAAAATAAGGAAATTACCACTCGCACTTATTGCTGCGTCTGCAACACTTACTGCCACTGAGCTTAGCGCCGCTGGCTTTCAATTGGTTGAGCATTCGGCGACAGGCTTAGGCCGCTCTTTTGCCGGTGAAGCGGCGATTGCCGACAATGCAGCGGTTATGGCGCGTAACCCCGCTGCCATGGCGATGTTTGATAGCATCGCTGTCTCTGGTGCCTTAAGCTACATCGCTCCTGACGTTTACGTTAAAGGAAATACAGGCGTAGACAGTATCGATAATGCCTTAACTAATAATGATGTTGTTCCTGGTGCGGCGGTACCGGCTGGCTATTTCATCCAACCCTTGAACGACCAGTGGGCCTGGGGGGTAGGCATGTTCTCTAACTTTGGTTTGTCCACTGACTACCCTGCAGATTACGCTGCTGGTTCTCTAGCCGGTCAAACTGAGCTAATTACTTTGAACCTAAACCCAAATGTTTCTTACCGCATCAATCAACAATTTAGTATTGGTGCAGGGGTGAACGCAGTTTATGGCACCGCTAAGCTAGTGCGTAACTTTGGCACTGGTGGTCCCTTCCCTGCCGATGGTACAGCGGCTTCTTTAGAAGGTGACGGCTGGGGCTTTGGTTGGAATGTTGGCGCCTTATGGGAAGTTAATTCAAACCACCGTTTTGGTATTAGCTACCGCTCTAAGGTCGATTTAGGTTTTGAAGGTGATTTCCATTCAGATATTCCAGAAGGACTAAGTGATAATCCCTACGGAACGGGCGGTGAAACTATTCCCGGTGAGCTCACCCTTAACCTTCCCGATATTTTCGAGTTTTCAGGTTATAACCGTTTAAATGATGCCTTTGCGGTTCACTACAGCTATGTATGGACCGGCTGGAGTACTTTCCAAGAAATTAACGCCACCTCTGAGGGCATTGGCAGTGTGTTAAACAAACAAGAGAAGTTTAGCAACTCTTACCGCGTTGCCTTTGGCGGTACGTGGTACTTAAATCCTGCTTGGGAATTGCGCGCCGGTATGGCTTTTGACCAAAGCCCATCACGTACCCATAAAACCATTAGTATTCCGGATAACGACCGTTACAACTATGGCTTAGGTTTCACTTACCACCTCAGTGAAAAAGGCAGCTTAGATGCTGGCTTTACCTACATTCAAGGTAAAGAAGGTAGCTTTAATGAAGAAGGTGTAGAGTTTGTATCTAAGGGCGATGCCTATATTGCCGCCATTCAATACAACCATAGCTTCTAA
- a CDS encoding BatD family protein, whose translation MKALSLCIILLLSLNSYATTEVTATVSQNPVAVGQAFTLEIIADDTLPASEFDSSVLLRQNFVVGSTSTGRQHTSINGVSSTQTRWTTTLLVREEGSYLIPSFSIGGQQTIPIQLKAKTIAAIEPSKDQVRMEVSLDNAQVYIGQPVRFTAKIWVANSLDQANIIAPSMLGAKIEKLGDDKQDLEIVDGKRYRTLLRHWLITPEKAGQFEVKGPRLSGLANDINRRARPVDIAAQTLSLEVKAPPADFPGTWLPSTDVLLYEEIQPLQSDYQQGQAFTRIINLTIAGITEAQLPEISIDYGDNFRVYPEDYQDRTIVKDGIVFAQRSLNVALIPVNTGELSLPGWSVPWWDLGSDQLATAKIAERTMTVVAAPINQQLANLQPSATDTPQAPSQATTSIWTWLFAIAWLVTLGLLVWSVKRRRGAPLQQSEQPPSPEQADGLNNQPWQRFANACQQQQSQVAEHALRQWLNQQPTSRELEMQLQQLSRENWGNNAQAALDLKQFYQQCASIKKKLKAKKEQGQSALSSLNP comes from the coding sequence GTGAAAGCGCTCAGCCTTTGTATTATTCTTTTACTTAGCTTAAACAGTTATGCCACTACTGAAGTAACCGCTACCGTCAGTCAAAATCCGGTCGCTGTTGGGCAAGCCTTCACCCTAGAAATCATCGCTGATGACACCCTGCCAGCCAGCGAATTTGATTCATCGGTATTGCTACGCCAAAACTTTGTGGTTGGCAGCACTTCTACGGGTAGGCAGCACACGAGTATCAATGGGGTGTCATCCACCCAAACCCGTTGGACAACCACCTTGTTAGTGCGAGAAGAAGGCAGCTACCTGATCCCCTCTTTCAGTATTGGCGGCCAGCAAACCATCCCTATTCAACTAAAAGCTAAAACCATTGCAGCCATAGAGCCAAGCAAAGACCAAGTGCGCATGGAAGTGAGCCTCGACAATGCGCAAGTATATATCGGCCAGCCGGTGCGTTTTACTGCAAAAATATGGGTGGCCAATAGTTTAGATCAAGCCAATATTATTGCCCCAAGTATGTTAGGCGCAAAAATTGAGAAGCTAGGTGATGACAAACAAGATTTAGAGATTGTAGACGGTAAGCGTTATCGCACACTATTACGCCACTGGCTGATCACCCCAGAAAAAGCCGGTCAATTTGAGGTAAAAGGTCCACGTTTAAGTGGGCTTGCCAATGATATTAACCGCCGAGCTCGCCCGGTAGATATCGCCGCTCAAACCTTATCTTTAGAAGTAAAAGCACCGCCTGCTGATTTCCCAGGCACCTGGCTCCCCTCTACCGACGTGCTGCTCTATGAAGAAATCCAACCTTTGCAAAGTGATTATCAACAAGGCCAAGCCTTTACTCGCATTATCAATTTAACCATTGCAGGTATTACTGAAGCGCAGTTACCCGAGATAAGCATCGACTACGGTGATAATTTTCGGGTTTACCCTGAAGACTATCAAGACCGAACCATCGTCAAAGACGGCATTGTATTCGCGCAGCGCAGCTTAAATGTTGCACTCATCCCGGTAAACACTGGCGAGCTGAGTCTGCCGGGCTGGTCGGTCCCTTGGTGGGATTTAGGCAGCGACCAATTGGCCACGGCAAAAATAGCCGAGCGAACAATGACTGTCGTAGCCGCACCAATTAATCAACAATTGGCAAACTTGCAGCCAAGCGCCACAGACACCCCACAAGCACCTAGCCAAGCGACCACTTCAATTTGGACATGGCTATTTGCGATAGCTTGGCTAGTGACTTTAGGACTATTAGTATGGAGTGTGAAACGTCGCCGCGGCGCCCCCCTTCAGCAGTCTGAACAACCACCAAGCCCTGAACAAGCTGATGGCTTAAACAATCAACCTTGGCAACGATTTGCTAATGCTTGCCAGCAGCAACAGAGCCAAGTAGCAGAACACGCCTTGCGTCAATGGCTAAACCAACAGCCAACGTCGCGTGAATTAGAGATGCAACTACAGCAACTATCTCGGGAAAACTGGGGGAATAATGCGCAAGCAGCGCTAGATTTGAAGCAGTTTTATCAGCAGTGCGCCAGTATTAAGAAAAAGTTAAAGGCTAAAAAAGAGCAAGGCCAGTCGGCACTGTCCTCGCTCAACCCTTAA
- a CDS encoding Na+/H+ antiporter NhaC family protein, translating to MQTIPYTDSLLSILPPVIALVVALATRRVILALSCGIVTGAFLLSGYSFTGSSEYLAQLTVGLVWEDGAMNLWNSQIIVFLLLLGGMTSLMTATGSTHAFAEWAKTRIKTKRHATVTTALLSFVVFVDDYFHSLAVGSVARPLTDQAGVSRAKLAYLLDSTAAPMCVLMPLSSWGAYIIALVGGILVTHGITDITPLAAFATMVPLNFYAIFALLMALTVAYFNLNIGPMKKHETAAQQGELFDSSKGEPAGSVNHQFEASNGSPLGLVLPILLLTAVTFISFVVTGAQALDQEQSFSLLAALENTDVTLSLVYGGLVGLAVSIAFAVKQSLTASQLVNAIWLGLKAMSPAILILLFAWSISGVIGDMETGKYLASKLHGAINPAMLPVLIFVLAGIMAFSTGTSWGTFGIMLPIAADMAVASDVALILPMLSAVLAGAVFGDHCSPISDTTILSSTGAACHHIDHVATQLPYALLVAAISIVSYLVMGFSGSVMTALSVGLVLFGLLTAGLYQLQQSSAKACA from the coding sequence ATGCAAACAATTCCATATACCGACTCCTTATTGTCAATTTTACCTCCTGTTATTGCCCTTGTGGTTGCACTTGCAACTCGTAGGGTGATACTCGCCTTAAGCTGTGGCATTGTTACTGGCGCCTTTTTACTGAGTGGTTACTCTTTCACTGGCAGCAGCGAATACTTAGCGCAGCTAACCGTGGGTTTAGTTTGGGAAGACGGCGCAATGAATTTGTGGAACTCGCAAATTATAGTGTTTCTGCTGCTGTTAGGGGGCATGACCAGTTTAATGACCGCCACCGGCTCTACCCATGCTTTTGCTGAATGGGCCAAAACGCGAATCAAAACTAAGCGCCATGCTACGGTAACCACCGCCCTATTAAGCTTTGTCGTGTTTGTTGATGACTATTTTCACAGCCTTGCGGTTGGCAGTGTCGCTCGTCCGTTAACCGATCAAGCCGGCGTATCCCGCGCCAAGCTGGCATATCTACTCGATTCAACCGCTGCGCCGATGTGTGTATTAATGCCATTATCTAGCTGGGGCGCATACATTATCGCCTTAGTGGGTGGTATTTTGGTTACCCATGGTATTACCGATATCACTCCACTGGCCGCGTTTGCTACGATGGTCCCACTGAACTTTTATGCGATATTCGCCTTATTAATGGCTTTAACTGTCGCCTATTTCAACCTCAATATTGGCCCAATGAAGAAGCACGAAACTGCCGCTCAGCAAGGCGAGTTGTTTGATAGCAGCAAAGGAGAGCCTGCCGGTAGTGTTAATCATCAGTTTGAGGCCAGTAATGGGTCACCATTGGGTTTGGTGTTACCAATTTTATTACTAACCGCCGTCACTTTTATTAGCTTCGTCGTGACAGGGGCGCAAGCTCTTGACCAAGAGCAAAGCTTTAGTTTATTGGCCGCTCTAGAAAATACCGATGTCACCTTATCCCTAGTGTATGGTGGCCTAGTAGGCTTAGCGGTGAGTATCGCTTTTGCTGTCAAACAGTCATTAACCGCCTCTCAATTAGTTAATGCCATATGGCTAGGGCTTAAAGCCATGAGCCCGGCTATCCTGATCTTGTTATTTGCTTGGTCAATCAGCGGCGTTATTGGTGATATGGAAACCGGTAAGTACCTAGCATCAAAACTACATGGCGCGATTAATCCGGCAATGTTACCGGTTCTTATTTTTGTTCTGGCTGGTATTATGGCGTTTTCAACGGGCACTAGCTGGGGAACATTCGGCATCATGTTACCGATTGCGGCTGACATGGCGGTGGCCAGTGATGTGGCGTTAATTCTGCCTATGCTGTCAGCGGTATTAGCGGGTGCAGTATTTGGTGATCATTGTTCACCGATATCTGATACCACTATTTTGTCTTCGACGGGCGCAGCTTGTCACCATATAGACCATGTAGCCACTCAGCTACCTTATGCGCTATTGGTCGCTGCTATTAGCATTGTTAGCTACTTAGTGATGGGCTTCAGCGGCAGTGTTATGACGGCCTTATCGGTTGGTTTGGTGTTATTTGGTCTGCTCACTGCGGGTTTGTATCAATTACAGCAATCGTCCGCGAAAGCGTGTGCGTAA
- a CDS encoding YfcZ/YiiS family protein, with translation MKTKLEESQTCCCVDVGAVIDGEELTAVVEEGFAEQALAEARLANLIEKARKAESDPCEITSDISSVEGGVKLNASFTFACQAESLIFQLSLNR, from the coding sequence ATGAAAACTAAATTAGAAGAATCACAAACTTGCTGTTGTGTAGATGTAGGTGCGGTAATCGACGGTGAAGAGCTTACCGCTGTTGTTGAAGAAGGGTTTGCAGAACAAGCGCTAGCGGAAGCAAGATTAGCTAATTTAATTGAAAAAGCACGCAAGGCCGAATCAGATCCTTGCGAGATCACTAGCGACATCAGCTCCGTAGAAGGCGGGGTTAAATTAAACGCGTCTTTCACTTTTGCCTGCCAAGCAGAAAGCTTAATCTTTCAATTAAGCCTTAACCGCTAA
- the pyrF gene encoding orotidine-5'-phosphate decarboxylase yields MQDPKVLVALDYADLKECLNFVAQLEPGSCRLKVGKEMFTLFGPELVNTLHQRGFEVFLDLKFHDIPNTVAKAVSAAAELGVWMVNVHASGGRRMMEAAKAALEPYGDKRPKLIAVTVLTSMDQSDLTELGITISPQQQVERLATLTKQCGLDGVVCSAHEAQSLKKLLGVDFSLITPGIRPAGSDQGDQRRIMTPLEAIRAGSDYLVIGRPITKAEAPAEVLSAINQQLLA; encoded by the coding sequence ATGCAAGACCCTAAAGTATTAGTCGCCTTAGATTACGCGGATCTAAAAGAGTGTTTGAACTTTGTTGCTCAGCTTGAGCCTGGTTCATGTCGGCTAAAAGTGGGTAAAGAGATGTTTACTTTATTTGGACCTGAGCTGGTCAATACACTGCATCAACGTGGTTTTGAGGTTTTCTTAGATCTTAAGTTTCATGATATTCCAAATACCGTTGCTAAGGCTGTGAGTGCCGCTGCTGAGTTAGGCGTATGGATGGTGAACGTTCACGCGAGTGGCGGAAGAAGAATGATGGAAGCCGCTAAAGCCGCTTTAGAACCTTACGGCGATAAACGCCCTAAGCTGATCGCCGTTACCGTTTTAACCAGCATGGATCAATCGGATTTAACTGAACTGGGCATTACCATTAGCCCCCAGCAACAGGTAGAGCGCTTAGCCACTTTAACTAAGCAGTGTGGTTTAGACGGTGTTGTCTGCTCAGCACATGAAGCTCAATCACTGAAAAAACTACTGGGTGTAGACTTCTCGTTAATTACACCGGGTATTAGACCAGCAGGCAGTGATCAAGGCGACCAACGTCGAATCATGACACCGCTAGAAGCGATTAGAGCGGGTTCTGACTATTTAGTGATAGGAAGGCCTATCACTAAAGCTGAAGCTCCTGCTGAAGTGCTTAGCGCGATTAACCAACAATTGTTAGCTTAG
- a CDS encoding thymidine kinase yields MASLHFKYAAMNSGKSTQLIQAHFNYLERGLCPLALIPALDTRDGVGVIKARVGLSLEAETFNKQQDLFDLVINKHQSSKQDVVIVDEGQFLSRDQVYQLAKVVDELNIPVMVYGLKTDFMGELFEGAYHLLCLADKLEELKTICWCGNKGHFNARIDQNGQVVSEGLQIEIGGNERYVSLCRKHFIQGNAGEH; encoded by the coding sequence ATGGCTTCACTACATTTTAAATATGCAGCAATGAATTCAGGCAAATCAACGCAGTTGATTCAAGCTCACTTTAATTATCTAGAGCGAGGTTTGTGCCCGTTGGCTTTAATTCCAGCGTTGGATACTCGCGATGGTGTCGGGGTAATTAAAGCAAGAGTCGGTTTGTCACTTGAGGCTGAAACCTTTAATAAACAACAAGACTTGTTTGACTTGGTAATTAACAAACATCAATCCAGTAAACAAGATGTAGTGATTGTCGATGAAGGGCAGTTTTTAAGCCGCGACCAAGTCTACCAGTTAGCCAAAGTCGTGGATGAGCTGAATATACCGGTTATGGTATACGGGTTAAAAACTGACTTTATGGGTGAGTTGTTTGAAGGTGCTTATCATTTACTATGTTTGGCGGACAAACTGGAAGAACTAAAAACCATTTGTTGGTGTGGCAATAAGGGGCACTTTAACGCGCGCATTGATCAAAATGGTCAAGTGGTGAGTGAGGGCTTACAAATAGAAATTGGCGGTAATGAACGTTACGTATCGTTGTGCCGTAAGCACTTTATTCAAGGTAACGCGGGCGAGCATTAA